A section of the Rubritalea squalenifaciens DSM 18772 genome encodes:
- a CDS encoding efflux RND transporter permease subunit — protein MLNKLIRLSLAHRALVIAAALLIIGLGFMQTRKLPVEVLPDLTKPTVTILTEAPGLAPEEVEQRITVPLERALIGVNGVTRVRSKSDVALSLVFVEFEWDTDIYKARQFVQERMQTVEMAEGITPYMTPVASLMGEIMLVGLTSDNPDISPSDLRTYADWTVRRQLQSQPGIAEVLSMGGGIKQIQIQPDPNKLLSHGVTFTELREAASQAASTSTGGFVSSDSKEVMIRNLAMTTDLDQIGKTVVKDIDDRPVTIADVAEVKWGIEPMRGDAAVDGKAGVIMSVTKSPGFDTIKLTEKVEEMLEELQRQAPEGVTLKPLFRQQSFIDLAIDNLKEAIRDGAIMVIVILFLFLFNIRTTLITLTAIPLSFAITAIVFSAAELSVNSMTLGGIAVAIGIVVDDAIVDVENVFRRLRENASSLNPKPRLEVIANASGEVRNSILYATLFIILVFVPLLSLSGVEGRLFTPIAIATMVSMGASFVVSLTVIPVLCSLFLRPKAGKEHKDGFLVHGMKWLFTKTFLFLSLRTPALVVAVALMLLTAAALLYPMLGKEFLPEFKEETVVVATAATPGTSLQQTSQISHAIDKALLELPDVASVGHRVGRAERGDHVVPVSTVEFDIELKKSDRPRSEVIKDIAETVNAKNFPGTFSVVSGPLKDRIGHMLSGVPAKVAVKVYGPDLDTIREIGTKIQEICMQIPGLETAKVEQQAPIPQLRIEVDRDRAKAYGFRPDQINDHLSALLDGEHAALLYEGERTIDLVVRLPESWRESPDKLGEIMLTNDHGQRVPLKVIADLRSAKGPNVIVRENTERRFVVSINPSERDLQGMITELDKQIDEQIRNNPEYKNNRVEIEGEYQAQQEASKRIGIAAGVVLLIIALLLYTYFGTATFALQVICDIPLALIGGLVFTWMTINNISIATLVGFIAVAGIAARNSIMLISHYLHLMKHEGEGFTKEMIIRGTQERLVPVLMTALSAGLALIPLVTAGEDPGKEILHPVAIVITGGLVSSTFLGLAVTPAVFYLFGRRAAEKSISINAPAAG, from the coding sequence TTGCTGCGGCCTTACTGATCATAGGTCTTGGCTTCATGCAGACACGGAAGCTCCCTGTAGAGGTACTACCTGACCTCACTAAGCCTACTGTAACCATCCTCACAGAAGCCCCTGGGCTCGCGCCTGAGGAAGTCGAGCAGCGTATCACTGTACCTCTTGAGCGCGCCCTTATCGGCGTGAATGGTGTGACTCGTGTACGCTCCAAATCAGACGTAGCACTCTCACTGGTTTTCGTGGAGTTCGAATGGGACACGGATATCTACAAGGCTAGGCAGTTTGTCCAAGAGAGGATGCAAACTGTCGAGATGGCTGAAGGGATTACCCCCTACATGACCCCGGTAGCTTCCCTCATGGGAGAAATTATGCTGGTTGGCCTCACCTCGGACAATCCAGATATTTCACCCAGCGATCTCCGCACTTATGCGGACTGGACTGTTAGACGTCAGCTTCAATCGCAGCCGGGCATTGCGGAAGTTTTGTCCATGGGTGGAGGCATCAAACAAATCCAGATTCAACCTGATCCGAACAAACTGCTCAGCCATGGAGTGACTTTCACCGAATTGCGGGAAGCAGCTTCTCAGGCAGCTTCAACTTCTACAGGTGGCTTTGTAAGCTCAGACTCCAAAGAAGTCATGATCAGAAACTTGGCCATGACCACGGACCTGGATCAAATAGGGAAAACAGTGGTCAAGGATATCGATGACAGGCCAGTAACAATAGCCGATGTAGCTGAAGTTAAATGGGGAATCGAACCGATGCGCGGTGATGCCGCGGTAGACGGCAAAGCCGGCGTAATCATGAGTGTCACCAAATCCCCTGGCTTTGACACGATCAAACTCACTGAAAAAGTAGAGGAGATGCTAGAGGAGCTCCAGCGCCAAGCGCCAGAGGGAGTCACGCTGAAACCGCTCTTCAGGCAACAGAGCTTTATTGATCTGGCCATTGATAATCTCAAGGAAGCTATCCGGGATGGAGCCATCATGGTGATCGTGATTCTCTTCCTCTTCCTATTTAATATCAGGACAACCTTGATTACCTTGACGGCCATTCCGCTGTCATTTGCCATCACAGCAATCGTCTTTTCGGCAGCCGAACTCAGTGTCAACTCCATGACCTTGGGAGGCATCGCTGTGGCCATTGGTATTGTGGTGGATGATGCGATCGTTGACGTGGAAAACGTCTTCAGGCGATTGCGTGAGAATGCATCTTCTTTAAACCCCAAGCCACGGCTTGAGGTCATTGCGAATGCGTCCGGAGAAGTTCGAAATTCGATCCTCTACGCCACCTTGTTTATCATCTTGGTTTTCGTGCCACTCCTCAGTCTGAGCGGAGTTGAGGGAAGACTCTTCACTCCGATAGCTATCGCTACCATGGTCAGTATGGGTGCCTCTTTTGTGGTTTCACTTACAGTGATCCCGGTTCTTTGCTCGCTCTTCCTGAGACCAAAGGCCGGCAAAGAGCACAAGGACGGCTTTCTTGTGCACGGCATGAAGTGGTTATTTACCAAAACCTTTCTCTTCCTGTCGCTGCGCACACCCGCACTTGTGGTTGCTGTCGCCCTCATGCTACTGACTGCTGCTGCCCTACTCTATCCTATGCTTGGTAAAGAGTTCTTACCCGAGTTCAAGGAGGAGACCGTCGTGGTCGCGACCGCTGCCACTCCGGGAACCTCGCTGCAGCAGACATCACAGATCTCCCATGCCATTGATAAGGCTTTGCTTGAGTTACCCGATGTCGCCTCTGTGGGTCATCGAGTAGGCCGTGCCGAACGAGGTGATCACGTGGTTCCTGTCTCTACCGTTGAATTTGATATCGAACTCAAAAAGAGCGATCGGCCACGGTCTGAAGTCATCAAGGACATTGCAGAAACTGTGAATGCGAAGAACTTCCCCGGCACCTTCTCCGTAGTCAGCGGCCCCTTAAAAGACCGTATTGGCCACATGCTCTCTGGAGTACCAGCTAAAGTAGCCGTCAAGGTCTATGGCCCGGATCTCGATACCATACGAGAAATCGGCACCAAGATCCAAGAAATCTGCATGCAGATACCAGGCCTCGAAACAGCAAAAGTCGAGCAACAAGCCCCCATCCCCCAGCTCCGTATCGAGGTGGACCGCGATAGAGCCAAAGCCTATGGATTCCGGCCCGACCAAATTAACGACCACCTCTCGGCTCTGTTAGACGGCGAACATGCCGCACTGCTTTACGAAGGAGAGCGCACCATCGATTTGGTAGTTCGACTTCCTGAATCCTGGAGGGAGTCCCCAGACAAACTGGGAGAAATCATGCTGACCAATGATCATGGACAGCGTGTACCATTGAAGGTGATAGCTGACTTACGGTCTGCCAAGGGACCTAACGTAATTGTTAGAGAGAATACTGAGCGACGATTTGTCGTGAGTATCAATCCGTCTGAACGAGATCTGCAAGGCATGATTACCGAACTCGACAAACAAATCGATGAGCAGATTCGAAACAATCCAGAGTACAAAAATAATCGAGTCGAAATCGAAGGTGAGTATCAGGCCCAGCAGGAAGCATCCAAGAGAATCGGCATCGCAGCCGGCGTTGTTCTTCTGATTATTGCACTGCTTCTCTACACTTATTTCGGCACGGCCACCTTTGCCCTCCAAGTGATTTGTGACATCCCATTGGCGCTGATCGGCGGCTTGGTCTTCACCTGGATGACCATCAACAACATCAGCATTGCCACCCTGGTAGGCTTTATCGCTGTAGCTGGTATTGCAGCCAGAAATAGCATCATGCTGATCTCACACTACCTACACCTTATGAAACATGAGGGAGAAGGATTCACTAAGGAGATGATTATCCGAGGAACTCAAGAACGCCTCGTCCCAGTACTCATGACAGCTCTCTCGGCTGGCCTTGCTCTGATCCCACTGGTCACGGCTGGAGAAGACCCCGGCAAAGAAATCCTCCACCCCGTGGCGATCGTGATCACAGGCGGCCTCGTGTCCTCCACCTTCTTAGGCCTAGCGGTCACACCGGCAGTCTTTTACCTGTTTGGTAGAAGAGCCGCTGAAAAATCCATCTCAATCAACGCCCCTGCAGCGGGATAA
- a CDS encoding ferritin: MIKAELQEALNHQINQEFTAAYNYLGMAIYFDAKNLDGFANWMRMQHGEEMEHGMKLLRYLQDRGGLVKLETIESPQCEFSGPLEAFEISLKQEQKNTESINKLYELASKLNDYATKSHLQWFIDEQVEEEKSVEDIIALLERIGDDTAGLLYLDDKLAARKAEITE; this comes from the coding sequence ATGATTAAAGCCGAATTACAGGAAGCGCTCAATCATCAGATCAACCAAGAGTTTACTGCAGCTTATAACTATCTCGGTATGGCGATCTATTTTGATGCCAAGAACCTGGATGGATTCGCGAACTGGATGCGCATGCAACATGGCGAAGAAATGGAGCATGGCATGAAGTTGCTCAGGTACCTGCAGGATAGAGGGGGGCTGGTGAAGTTAGAAACGATTGAGAGCCCACAATGCGAATTCAGTGGTCCGTTGGAAGCCTTCGAGATTTCATTGAAGCAAGAACAGAAGAACACAGAGTCGATCAATAAACTCTATGAATTAGCCTCAAAACTAAACGACTATGCTACCAAAAGCCATCTCCAGTGGTTTATTGATGAGCAGGTTGAGGAGGAGAAGAGTGTTGAAGATATTATCGCTCTGCTTGAACGAATCGGGGACGATACAGCGGGCTTGCTCTATCTAGACGATAAACTGGCAGCCAGGAAAGCCGAGATCACCGAATAG
- the dinB gene encoding DNA polymerase IV produces MRKIIHIDMDCFYAAIEQRDFPELRGKPIAVGGSSRRGVLCTASYEAREYGCRSAMPVFKAMELCPQLIIVPTRFDVYQSVSAQIRAIFGRFANEIEPLSLDEAYLDVSHWSTSGSSIASEIRRQIYEETGLTASAGVAPNKLLAKIASDLNKPNGQFVIQPEEVEGFMRDLPVSKLWGVGKRMQEKLERQGIRTCSDMQKLNKIQMAKRFARWGLELYEQCRGIDHRAVTSHRSRKSISKETTFSEDINQVEVLLRVLRDLLVEVRESYEERYLDRKIKSVVVKLKFADFTRTTVERAAVEIDEDLARELLAEGFERGCGKSVRLLGAGVRLADEEGEEQLEIF; encoded by the coding sequence ATGAGAAAGATTATCCATATTGATATGGATTGTTTCTATGCTGCCATCGAACAGCGCGATTTTCCTGAATTGAGAGGGAAGCCCATAGCTGTTGGCGGCAGTAGCCGTCGAGGAGTGCTCTGTACAGCTAGTTATGAGGCTCGGGAGTATGGGTGCCGCTCAGCGATGCCAGTCTTCAAGGCCATGGAATTATGTCCGCAGCTAATCATCGTTCCCACACGTTTCGATGTTTATCAGTCAGTCTCTGCGCAAATCAGGGCAATCTTTGGTAGGTTTGCAAATGAGATCGAGCCTTTGTCGCTCGATGAAGCTTACCTAGATGTCTCGCATTGGTCTACTTCTGGATCTTCAATCGCTAGTGAGATCAGGAGACAGATCTATGAGGAAACAGGCCTCACCGCTTCAGCTGGGGTGGCTCCCAATAAATTGCTCGCAAAGATTGCCAGCGATTTGAACAAACCTAATGGGCAGTTTGTGATCCAGCCTGAGGAGGTTGAGGGATTCATGAGGGACCTTCCTGTATCCAAACTCTGGGGGGTAGGTAAACGCATGCAGGAAAAGTTAGAGCGGCAAGGTATTAGAACCTGCTCTGATATGCAAAAGCTCAACAAGATCCAGATGGCGAAGCGTTTCGCAAGATGGGGACTAGAGTTGTATGAGCAATGTCGAGGAATTGATCACCGGGCTGTCACTTCACATCGATCCCGTAAATCGATCAGTAAAGAGACAACCTTCTCAGAGGATATCAATCAAGTCGAGGTCTTGCTGAGAGTGCTTCGTGACTTGTTGGTTGAGGTTAGGGAAAGCTACGAAGAGCGCTATCTGGATCGTAAAATCAAGAGTGTCGTCGTGAAGTTGAAGTTTGCAGATTTCACGCGAACGACCGTGGAGAGAGCTGCAGTTGAGATAGATGAGGATCTAGCACGTGAACTTCTCGCAGAAGGCTTTGAAAGAGGCTGTGGTAAATCTGTGAGACTTCTTGGAGCGGGGGTGAGGCTGGCTGATGAAGAAGGGGAAGAGCAATTGGAGATCTTTTGA
- a CDS encoding peptidylprolyl isomerase — protein sequence MKLFSTILLTVFLPFVTACGQSSEEAKAPEKDIRIVMKTSKGDIEATLYASKTPVTVANFLNLAKRGYYDGIHFHRVIPKFMIQGGDPTETGRGNPGYRFEDEFNDDLKHDGPGVFSMANAGPGTNGSQFFITHVATPHLNKRHTVFGKVTKGQDVVDSIVGKLSGPGWKTDGKGDKIISIKILDSTDELFKLQKERIDDWNKVLDKRYPVKK from the coding sequence ATGAAATTGTTCAGCACTATCTTACTAACCGTGTTCCTGCCATTCGTGACAGCGTGTGGTCAAAGCTCAGAAGAAGCCAAGGCTCCTGAGAAAGACATCCGCATCGTGATGAAGACTAGCAAGGGAGATATCGAAGCGACACTCTATGCTTCCAAGACACCTGTTACCGTAGCCAACTTTTTGAATCTGGCTAAGCGCGGTTACTATGATGGCATTCATTTCCACCGTGTCATTCCTAAGTTCATGATCCAAGGCGGTGACCCTACCGAAACTGGACGTGGTAATCCAGGCTACCGATTTGAAGATGAATTCAATGATGACCTCAAGCACGATGGCCCAGGTGTCTTCTCCATGGCCAACGCTGGTCCAGGCACCAACGGTTCACAGTTCTTCATTACCCATGTTGCTACCCCTCACCTGAACAAAAGACACACTGTCTTTGGCAAGGTGACCAAAGGTCAAGATGTGGTGGACAGCATCGTCGGTAAACTTTCCGGGCCCGGCTGGAAGACTGATGGCAAAGGAGACAAGATCATCTCCATCAAGATTCTCGACTCAACGGACGAACTCTTCAAACTCCAAAAGGAACGTATCGATGACTGGAACAAGGTCCTCGATAAGCGCTACCCTGTGAAGAAGTAA
- the plsY gene encoding glycerol-3-phosphate 1-O-acyltransferase PlsY, which yields MTLWLPAIIAFLLGSIPFGLLIAKSKGINIREHGSGNIGATNVLRVVGKKYGITCFFLDFLKGLVPAMLGITLVRFSSQNNPMELTFLSDWATTLPDTEQTKVQIIQVITGLCAVLGHNYSPWVGFKGGKGIATSAGVLTAFMPAALILLIPIWAAVFFTTKYVSLASIVAALSLPILTHWGARFHHVNGDKTQPTLWEAGTWNKPLFFFATFIALMAVWKHRANIKRLLAGTENRFGSKKN from the coding sequence ATGACTCTTTGGTTACCAGCGATTATCGCATTTCTACTAGGATCTATCCCCTTCGGGCTACTCATTGCGAAGTCCAAAGGCATCAATATCCGTGAACATGGATCTGGCAACATTGGTGCCACCAATGTCCTCCGTGTTGTCGGCAAAAAATACGGGATTACCTGCTTCTTCCTCGATTTCCTCAAAGGCTTGGTCCCAGCGATGCTAGGAATCACACTAGTTCGTTTTAGCTCTCAAAACAACCCGATGGAGCTGACGTTCCTGAGCGACTGGGCCACTACCTTACCTGATACTGAACAAACCAAAGTTCAAATCATCCAGGTCATCACCGGTCTCTGTGCTGTACTCGGCCACAACTACTCCCCATGGGTTGGCTTCAAAGGAGGCAAAGGCATCGCTACCTCTGCCGGAGTTCTGACTGCCTTCATGCCAGCTGCGCTGATACTACTTATCCCGATTTGGGCCGCGGTATTCTTCACTACCAAGTATGTTTCTCTCGCTAGTATTGTTGCGGCTCTATCACTGCCTATTCTCACGCACTGGGGAGCACGCTTTCATCACGTTAACGGTGACAAAACTCAACCCACCCTCTGGGAAGCTGGCACTTGGAATAAACCTCTCTTTTTCTTCGCCACCTTCATCGCTCTGATGGCAGTGTGGAAACACCGGGCAAACATCAAACGACTTCTTGCGGGTACAGAGAACCGCTTTGGCTCCAAAAAGAACTAA